In a genomic window of Bemisia tabaci chromosome 1, PGI_BMITA_v3:
- the Rad51D gene encoding DNA repair protein RAD51 homolog 4, protein MNRLDSVKSPLLSESVLQNLFSKKIFTVQKFLEEKPDRIASISSLQIKDVITLRESLITQFSAFVKKGVDEFLDLKDNSVELESGIECLDNLLGEVLRTGNIIEICGLTGSGKTQLCLTIGVNNSLRRNIIVHFIDTSLGNFTGDRIENILENKKLTKETIKDAMNRIKITKVRTMDELVSTLHQLKTSLGNQETCCRLIIIDSLSGVYLPMLNEADNDGSCFMNHIASLMRFISKQFHLLFLVVNLATKVFDPEACLEHSDEAPVEPNTPFKDLRPLLGRYWLHVPSTRLLIHRIDDRNLHDTTRTISVLKSSSIPIFSSCSVTIAKEGIVQSETND, encoded by the exons ATGAACAGACTAGACAGTGTCAAGTCTCCTCTTTTGAGTGAATCGGTCCTTCAAAATctgttttcaaagaaaatttttaccgttcaaaaatttttggaggaaaaacctgacAGGATTGCATCAATTAGTAGTCTTCAAATCAAG GATGTGATTACCTTGCGAGAGTCATTGATTACTCAGTTCTCAGCATTTGTGAAAAAAGGTGTTGATGAATTCTTGGATCTTAAAGATAATTCAGTGGAGCTTGAATCTGGAATAGAATG tcttGATAATTTATTAGGTGAAGTATTGAGAACCGGGaatataattgaaatttgtgGTCTCACAGGCAGTGGAAAAACTCAACTATGCTTGACCATTGGCGTAAATAATTCTTTACGGAGGAATATCATTGTCCATTTCATTGACACATCTCTTGGAAATTTCACCGGCGACCGCATTGAAAACattcttgaaaacaaaaaactgaCGAAAGAG ACAATCAAAGATGCTATGAATAGAATCAAAATTACGAAAGTAAGGACCATGGATGAGCTTGTTTCTACCCTTCATCAGTTGAAAACTTCTTTGGGCAATCAAGAAACATGCTGCCGATTAATAATCATAGACTCTCTTAGCGGTGTTTATCTGCCGATGCTCAATGAAGCAGATAACGATG GTTCATGCTTTATGAATCATATCGCTTCTTTAATGCGTTTTATTTCAAAACAGTTCCACCTACTGTTCCTCGTTGTCAACCTAGCAACCAAAGTTTTTGATCCAGAGGCATGTCTTGAGCATTCTGATGAAGCGCCTGTTGAGCCAAACACACCATTCAAAGATCTTAGACCGCTTTTGGGCAGATACTGGCTTCACGTTCCTAGTACAAGATTGCTGATCCATCGTATAGATGATAGAAATTTACATGACACAACTAGAACCATTTCTGTTTTGAAAAGCAGTTCCATTCCcatcttttcttcttgttcTGTTACTATTGCAAAAGAGGGTATTGTACAGAGTGAAACAAATGATTAA
- the LOC109031651 gene encoding ovarian-specific serine/threonine-protein kinase Lok codes for MSQLSQAIFGSQTVTSQTYTQELDDSTFALLTSPQDDSVYGLLFPRKPFLKTIELKTGETYTFGRSPNCTEQFLEKDFSPSSSYMTLSFTHFQITRQQICSGSDVQAIIQDLSSNGTYLNRAKIGKNKFKVLAHNDVISLLNPDFEVYIYTDAKITEKPEIPIEVRRDYAVSRKLGNGAQGQVFLCINKATAEQCAIKQILKADNRNVLNEVNILKKLQHSHIVHMQGYIESPYAVFIIMEYMACDLEALLAEREYLEETESKVVFYQIAQAVEYLHSNRIIHRDLKPANTLLLSKEILFVKLTDFGLSKHNTTITSPDTFCGTAGFVAPEVIRTLKTGIPYNTQIDVWSLGVVLFYCLSGTKPFARTETEPAHVRILKGRFSFYAERWQVISYEAKTLISEMFKVDPEQRITIRNLYRHPWISQDPNLESHLCELHSQVTRKS; via the exons ATGAGTCAACTGAGCCAAGCGATTTTTGGTAGCCAGACTGTCACGTCTCAAACGTACACCCAAGAACTGGATGATAGCACTTTTGCGTTGTTGACGTCTCCCCAAGATGACTCCGTTTATGGACTTTTATTCCCGAGGAAACCGTTTTTGAAAACTATTG AATTGAAAACAGGTGAAACCTATACCTTTGGAAGAAGTCCAAACTGTACGGAACAGTTCCTCGAGAAGGATTTTTCTCCATCAAGTAGCTACATGACATTGAGCTTTACTCATTTTCAAATCACTCGCCAGCAGATTTGTTCCGGCTCCGATGTACAAGCCATAATACAAGATCTTAGCTCAAATGGAACATACCTGAATAGAGCTAAAATTGGGAAGAATAAGTTTAAAGTGTTAGCCCATAACGATGTCATTTCTCTTTTAAATCCCGATTTTGAAG tttacaTTTACACCGATGCCAAAATAACAGAAAAACCAGAAATTCCGATAGAAGTAAGGAGAGACTATGCTGTAAGTCGTAAATTAGGCAATGGTGCTCAAGGACAAGTCTTCCTTTGCATCAATAAG GCAACTGCTGAACAATGTGCCATAAAACAGATTCTCAAAGCTGATAATAGAAATGTTCTGAATGAAgttaatattttgaagaaattgcaGCAC AGCCACATTGTGCACATGCAAGGATACATTGAGTCGCCATATGCCGTGTTCATCATCATGGAGTACATGGCTTGTGATTTAGAAGCACTTCTAGCTGAAAGAGAATATTTGGAAGAAACAGAATCTAAGGTTGTGTTCTATCAAATTGCTCAAGCTGTCGAGTACTTGCATAGCAATCGGATAATACATCGAGATTTAAAG cCTGCCAACACTCTGTTGCTGTCCAAAGAGATTTTGTTTGTCAAACTGACAGATTTTGGTCTCTCTAAACATAACACCACAATCACAAGTCCGGATACTTTTTGCGGCACGGCTGGGTTTGTGGCTCCAGAAGTGATAAGAACTTTGAAGACAGGAATTCCATACAATACACAAATAGATGTCTGGAGCTTGGGTGTAGTATTATTTTACTg tctaAGTGGAACAAAACCTTTTGCAAGAACTGAAACTGAACCTGCACATGTGCGAATTCTCAAAGGTCGATTTAGTTTTTATGCTGAGCGATGGCAAGTCATCAGTTATGAAGCTAAAACGCTGATCAGCGAAATGTTTAAAGTTGACCCAGAACAAAGGATTACAATCCGGAATCTTTATAGACACCCTTGGATCAGTCAG gaTCCTAACCTTGAATCACATCTCTGTGAACTTCATTCACAGGTAACAAGAAAGAGCTAA